The following are encoded together in the Euzebya sp. genome:
- a CDS encoding (Fe-S)-binding protein — MRIALFITCLADTLFPDVGRATVQVLEGLGHDVTFPPSQTCCGQMHTNTGYEGMAVPLVANHVEAFEDSDVVVAPSGSCVGSVRHQHAMIARAAGEARLAERAEAVAARTYELSELLVDVLGVTDVGAVFPHRVTYHPTCHSLRMLRVGDRPLQLLRAVRGIDLVELPGAEECCGFGGTFAVKNADTSTAMLADKMRHVRNTGAEYVTAGDSSCLMHIGGGLSRLRTGVRSIHLAEILASRDGAGRQAVVA, encoded by the coding sequence ATGCGCATCGCCCTGTTCATCACCTGCCTGGCCGACACGCTGTTCCCGGACGTGGGGCGGGCGACGGTGCAGGTGCTGGAGGGCCTGGGGCACGACGTGACCTTCCCGCCCTCCCAGACCTGCTGCGGCCAGATGCACACCAACACCGGCTACGAGGGGATGGCGGTGCCGCTGGTCGCCAACCACGTCGAGGCGTTCGAGGACAGCGACGTGGTGGTCGCCCCCTCGGGGTCGTGCGTCGGATCGGTGCGCCACCAGCACGCGATGATCGCCCGTGCGGCGGGGGAGGCGCGGCTGGCGGAGCGCGCCGAGGCGGTGGCCGCGAGGACCTACGAGCTGAGCGAGCTGCTCGTCGACGTCTTGGGCGTCACCGACGTCGGGGCGGTGTTCCCGCACCGGGTGACCTACCACCCGACCTGCCACTCCCTGCGCATGCTCAGGGTGGGCGACCGGCCCCTGCAGCTGCTCCGGGCGGTGCGGGGCATCGACCTCGTCGAGCTCCCGGGTGCGGAGGAGTGCTGCGGGTTCGGGGGCACGTTCGCGGTCAAGAACGCCGACACCTCCACGGCGATGCTGGCCGACAAGATGCGGCACGTGCGCAACACCGGCGCGGAGTACGTCACGGCCGGGGACTCCTCGTGCCTGATGCACATCGGCGGGGGCCTGTCGCGGCTGCGGACC